The Candidatus Margulisiibacteriota bacterium genome contains the following window.
GATTATCCGGTGGAAAACGTGACCCATTTTGCCGGGAACGATTTGGCCAAGAATTTTTTCTGGTACCGGGCGAAAGGATAAGGATGGCGAAGAGAGTTTATCTAAACTTAGATCTGTGCTGCGGCTGCCAAAGCTGTGCGGCCGCTTGTGCTTACGGGCATCATTTGCAGTCGTTGCTCGGTCACGCTGAGCCGGAAAATGATGCTAAATTGCCGCTCCATTGCCTGCATTGCGATCAACCGGCCTGCGCCGCCGCTTGTCCGAACGAAGCGATGAAAAAAATGGCCGACGGAATGGTCTTGCGCAGCCACCTAAAATGCGTCGGCTGTCATTCTTGCGAATTGGCCTGTCCCTTCGGCACGATCCAGCCCGATCTTTTCAAGCACATTGCTCCCAAATGCGACCTCTGTTTCGACCGGTTGGCGGAAGGGGAGATCCCGCGCTGTGTCGCCAGTTGCACTTCGGGCGCCCTATCATTTGCCGAGGTCGACGAGCAAGTCGTTGACGTCAAGAAAAACCTGGGTTCGACCAGGCTATTGTCCAATTATCTCGGGAGGCGAAGATGAACTTATTTTATCTCTTGGTCGCGCCCGGTTTTCTTTGGTCGTTAACGATCGGTTTGCTGGCCAGCTGGTACGATCGGAAAATCACCGCCCGGCTCCAGTGGCGCCAGGGGCCGCCCATCTTTCAGCCGTTAACTGACCTGATCAAATTGTTCGGCAAGGAAGTCTATGTTCCGGACGGCGGCTTGCGCTGGCTTTTTCTGCTGGCCCCGCTCCTGGCTTTTTCCGCTGTCCTGATCAGTTCAACTATTTTAGGGGTTTCTAACCTTGATATCAGCGAAGGTTTTATCGGTGACCTGATCGTGGTCGTTTATTTATTGACCGTTCCGTCACTCGCCCTGATCCTGGCCGGGTCGGCCTCCCGTAACCCCCTTGCCGCCCTGGGGGCTAGCCGGGAAATGAAGCTGATCTTGGCGTATGAATTGCCCTTCCTGCTCGCCTTGTTCACCTTACTGGTGAAGGTCCGCTCGGTCATGCTGGGCGATTTTATCAGTTATCAGGCGACCGTCGGCTGGCTCGGCTTTAGCTTTTCCGGGCTGATCGCTTTTATCGTCGTTTTGCTTGTTTTCCAGGCGAAGATCGGGCTGGTTCCTTTTGACCTTGCCGAGGCCGAGCAGGAATTGATGGCCGGACCGCTCTTGGAATATTCCGGCGCGCCGCTGGCCCTCTTTCGGGCGGCCAAGGCGATGCTTTACTATGTTCTCCCCCTGCTCCTGATCACTCTTTTCTGGGGGGGAGGCCAAATTGGGTGGCCGGGAGCTTTGGCCCTGATTATCAAATATGTTATTATCCTGACATTGATGGTTCTCGTGAAAAACACCGCGCCGCGTCTTAGAATCGACCAGGCGGTCCGTTTCTTTTGGGGGCCATGGACCCTTTTGGCCCTGCTCGGTTTAATTTTGGCGCTGCTCGGTTATTAAAGGACAATGGATTTGCTGAAATGGAGTCGTAAAAAATCGCTCTGGATCTATCACTTGGGGGCTTCGGCCTGCAATAACTGTGATATTGAGATCCTTGATTGCCTGACCCCGAAACATGATGTCGAACGTTTTGGGATAACGTTGGTCGGCTCCCCTCGGCATGCCGATGTGATCTTGGTCGCGGGGATCGTTAACCGCCAATCGCTGGAACGGTTTAAAAGGGCGTATGACCAGGTTCCCAACCCGAAACTGGTCGTGGCGGTCGGGGTTTGCGCCTGTACCGGCGACCTCTTTCGCGATAGTTATAACTATGTCAGTCCGGTCGACGAGATCATTCCGGTCGATGTTTATGTCCCGGGGTGCCCTCCCAAACCGGAAGCGATCATTGCCGGGATCATAAAAGCGGCGGAAAAGATCAAATGAAGATCGGTGAAAAAATAAAAAGCGTTTTTAACCTGGAGCTTGAGGAAAAGGCGGAGGGACGGTTTTATGTCACGACCGGCCGGGACCGCCTGCGCGATCTTGTCGGGCACATCTATACCGAGCTGGGCGGGCGCCTTTCGACCATTTCCGCCATCGATCAACGCTTTGGGATTGAACTGATCTATCACTTGGCGATCAATCAGGCGGGGGTGTTTATTTCCGTGCGGGTCATGGTCGAAAAACCGGACTTGGCGATCGGCTCCATGATCGATATAATTCCGGCCGCCGACTGGATCGAACGGGAGATCCACGAGATGTTCGGGGTTTTCTTTGTCGGCCACCCAAAGCTCGAGAAGCTGCTGCTGCCTGACGACTGGCCGTCCGGCGAGTATCCGCTCCGGAAAAAGACCTTCGAATCGGAAAACGAACTCCCTGGAGCAGGCAATGGTTAAAGAAAATATTATCCCGATCGGGCCGTTCCACCCCCTGCTGGAAGAGCCGGAGTTCTTCAAGTTTTATGTCGACGGCGAGACGGTCGTCGACGCCGACGTGCGGGTTGGCTACAACCATCGCGGCGTGGAAAAACTGATCGAGAACAAAACCTACGACCAGGGGGTCTTTCTCGTCGAGCGGATCTGCGGGATCTGTTCGACTTCTCATCCTTTCGCCTTTACCCAAGCAGTGGAAAATATTTCCGGGATCGAAGTGCCGCAGCGAGCTCTTTACATCAGGATGGTGATCGGCGAATTGGAGCGGATCCACAGCCATCTCCTCTGGATCGGGCTGGCCGGCCACTTCATCGGCTACAATACCGTTTTCATGTGGGCCTGGAAATACCGCGAGCCGGTCCTCGATATTTTCGAGGCCATTTCCGGCAACCGCAATCATTATAATATGTTCAAGATCGGGGGGGTGCGGCGGGACATCAAAGATACCGACCTGTCCGGCCTGCACGAAGCGATCAGCGGCGTCGAAAAATTTATCGTCATGCTTTATAAGTCGGTGGCCGAGGACCCGATCATTGCGGCCCGGACGAAAAATGTCGGAACATTATCGAAGCAGGACGCGATCGATCTGGGCGTGGTTGGTCCGGTTGCCAGGGGTTCCGGGCTGGCGGCCGACACCCGTAAAGATTTCCCCTACGCGAATTATCGGGAGGTCGAGTTCGAAAGGATCGTTTTACAGGACGGCGACGTTTACTCGCGGGCGGCCGTCCGTTTGCTGGAGATCTTAGAGTCGGTCAAGATCATCCGCCAGTCGCTCAAGAAGCTCTCCCCCGGACCGATCGAAGTCGAGGTCAGGGAGATCGGGATCGGGGAAGGGATCGGTTTGCACGAAGCGCCGCGCGGCGAAGTTATCCACTTTAGCCGCTCGAACGGCTCAAATAATCCGGAGCGGCATAAAATCAGAGCCCCCTCTTTTATGAACGTTCCGTCATTCAAGAAGACGGTCATCGGCCAGAAGATCTCCGATGCCGCGCTGATCACCGCGGCGGTCGATCCCTGCTATTGTTGTACCGAAAGAATGGCGGCGATCGACGCGCAGAACAACCGACTGTTACTGACCGGCGAGGAGCTGGTCAGATTGAGCCAGGAACGGACCGAAGAGATCAGAAGGAGCCAATAAATGTTGCTAGCCGCTTTAGGTGTGCCGATAGTGGCCGGATTGTTTTGTCTTGTGGCCCGCCGTTTGGCCGGTTGGATCGCCGTGGCCGGAGCGGCGCTCACTCTTTTACTGGCGCTGGCGATCTACTTTAATTCCGGGGCGCTGGTCCCGGGACTTGACCTGCAATATAATTTCTTGGGGAGCGCTCTTTTTGTCCTGGCGGCGCTCCTGACTTTGCTGGTCGGCGGCTTTTCCATCGTCTATATGGCCGAACGTCCCCG
Protein-coding sequences here:
- a CDS encoding nickel-dependent hydrogenase large subunit; this encodes MVKENIIPIGPFHPLLEEPEFFKFYVDGETVVDADVRVGYNHRGVEKLIENKTYDQGVFLVERICGICSTSHPFAFTQAVENISGIEVPQRALYIRMVIGELERIHSHLLWIGLAGHFIGYNTVFMWAWKYREPVLDIFEAISGNRNHYNMFKIGGVRRDIKDTDLSGLHEAISGVEKFIVMLYKSVAEDPIIAARTKNVGTLSKQDAIDLGVVGPVARGSGLAADTRKDFPYANYREVEFERIVLQDGDVYSRAAVRLLEILESVKIIRQSLKKLSPGPIEVEVREIGIGEGIGLHEAPRGEVIHFSRSNGSNNPERHKIRAPSFMNVPSFKKTVIGQKISDAALITAAVDPCYCCTERMAAIDAQNNRLLLTGEELVRLSQERTEEIRRSQ
- a CDS encoding 4Fe-4S dicluster domain-containing protein — protein: MAKRVYLNLDLCCGCQSCAAACAYGHHLQSLLGHAEPENDAKLPLHCLHCDQPACAAACPNEAMKKMADGMVLRSHLKCVGCHSCELACPFGTIQPDLFKHIAPKCDLCFDRLAEGEIPRCVASCTSGALSFAEVDEQVVDVKKNLGSTRLLSNYLGRRR
- a CDS encoding complex I subunit 1 family protein, encoding MNLFYLLVAPGFLWSLTIGLLASWYDRKITARLQWRQGPPIFQPLTDLIKLFGKEVYVPDGGLRWLFLLAPLLAFSAVLISSTILGVSNLDISEGFIGDLIVVVYLLTVPSLALILAGSASRNPLAALGASREMKLILAYELPFLLALFTLLVKVRSVMLGDFISYQATVGWLGFSFSGLIAFIVVLLVFQAKIGLVPFDLAEAEQELMAGPLLEYSGAPLALFRAAKAMLYYVLPLLLITLFWGGGQIGWPGALALIIKYVIILTLMVLVKNTAPRLRIDQAVRFFWGPWTLLALLGLILALLGY
- the nuoB gene encoding NADH-quinone oxidoreductase subunit NuoB; the encoded protein is MDLLKWSRKKSLWIYHLGASACNNCDIEILDCLTPKHDVERFGITLVGSPRHADVILVAGIVNRQSLERFKRAYDQVPNPKLVVAVGVCACTGDLFRDSYNYVSPVDEIIPVDVYVPGCPPKPEAIIAGIIKAAEKIK
- a CDS encoding NADH-quinone oxidoreductase subunit C, whose product is MKIGEKIKSVFNLELEEKAEGRFYVTTGRDRLRDLVGHIYTELGGRLSTISAIDQRFGIELIYHLAINQAGVFISVRVMVEKPDLAIGSMIDIIPAADWIEREIHEMFGVFFVGHPKLEKLLLPDDWPSGEYPLRKKTFESENELPGAGNG